aaaaaaaaatcacttcaaatggagttcacccaaatattctatggcaaaactatctgataactatagtttaaacaaaaatttacatgaaactagattactcatttaattcatttgaaatttgtagtgctctgcagcgaaacaaaaacattcttctacagATCTGCCTATCTTTTTAACCAATTCCCCTTAAACAATCCATAACTCAATTTACATACGATCAAAGGAAAGAGCTGTTGATAtgatgaaatccccaaatgttaaaattaaacaaagtaagcaattatagtagtccaagcatgatacttcccaagttagaacttataatttttatcaaattaccatttcaaggagtcttcttgcagttctactagatgtccaacatttcggcaaccacaatgcagcatgatccagcgtcaactccagaagacttgaagcatgggactctcccacactccaggacaacatcagcaccaaagactgcatgcaacagctcaatttaatcacacctttcactggaTGACTGCAACCAATCCATGCGcacattagactgcaacaaagaagcgcagacttcacctggctattgaaaaacaaaaacaagttactAACAAGGAACAGAATCTCATGTGACATAACAAAACAACAGAAGTAGTTAAACTATACAATCTCTCAGAATTATCTTGATACATCTTACAAAGGAATTTGTAGTTGTCAAGTAttacaacttgaaaataacaaatgtaatccacatttccataatggtcttaactcataattgcaacagagaagcaaaggggtctactctctagtcattaactaaatctgtagcgaTCAACTATCAgttgaatacaaaataaaaaataaaaaaaacaaaaccaaacaaaaaacacaacaaaacacaacatacaaaatacaaaaaaaaacaaaaaaaaaacacaagatttcccaagttacaaccaataatatcaatcaaattaccaattcaagaagTTTTCCTGCAGTCACACTTGGGATAGCACCAGctcgataaactgcatgcagaAGCTGCAACTCAACCATGActcgatcacacctttcacaAGCTGGCTGCAATAAAACCACATTAATGATACTACagccatgaagctcagactttgtcgTGTTCTaaatttctgcaacagtttAGCAAAGGGATCTCCAATCTTCCGACCTgaaaatcaactaataaaagtaaaacctattgcattattgcagggagattgatcaaaaaaataactttactAGCTCCGAAGTGTTTCTGCACCagatgagacgtacagctaacaatggccgacatttcgacaaaatggacagcaCAGCAGTTTCGACCCACGTCATCAcatttggccaagtgaaattatatgccagactacctgtaaattcagacagagacgtcaaagattaattaaatttaagaaatccaaactagcattaccaattacatttaatggctaaaaatgtagatcgacaccaATAGACTTGGAAGACACTTTCATGTCAGCGTCTCGGaacaaatggcaaatatttcttcctcacgaagacactcgcgccacctggCGGATGGGGGGACAATCCGCCGttatggcgaccgtagaactccaccgacaatagaaccccaatatttaaaataattttaaaaatttctttgtatgcgacagtagaactccaaagacataagatgataagaacttattttttaaatattattttaaaaaaaccgacaatagaactccagtgcccgacagtagaactccactacgcgacaatagaactccaataaattctttaattattttcatgttcgacagtagaactctattgaattttaaatattttaaatgtgaCTAGGGGCCTATGACTATGGGCCTATGGCAGAGAAAATTTCCGTGTTTTGGGGCaggaaaagggaatttttgtaATTAGTTCTATAttatttgaccgctagatggcgttgtggcgaaacgttttttttttttttaacattttttttgtgaccCTTTCGGCGTGCCATAGTGACTTACGCCATCTATAGGAGAATTTCGTATTAGAAGGCCAGCGGGAATTCAGCCGACGCAATATTTTGACGTTAATTGTGAGACTTCGAGAATCGAGATAGCCTCTACGTGgcactaaaaataaaaatggatttcaCGGTAAAATAATGTTGTTATCAAACTCGTTTGGATTCTGATTAATTTACttctttcaaattgtttttgatAGAACAAAGCAAATGATGCCGAAGCTCTACTGCAATTCCAAGgtgattattttgaatttaatatgTGTTTACACTACATTACTTGAAAAGATTTGTTCTCATTCCAATGGATAATAATTTGTGTTATGTCAATTTATACTACAATATGGCAGATTTTGGAATGGGAAGTACAGCTACAGGAAAACCACCTCCGTATGAGCAAACCCACAACTTCACCGATTATCCCTCATCTCATGTTGACATTGATGAGGTAAAtacttaaatatttatatgttttagTTGTTTGTTACTTGGGAAATAATGATTAGGTTCCACCTGCCAAGAGGAGTCGTAAATCCATTGAACATCCAATTGCCATTTTGAGCTTTGCAACCATGAACCCGATTCCTGTTGTTAATGTCTGGGTagcaaaaattgttgaaaaaaaggcTACACAGGCTCTTGTGAGAGGCCTGAGTGAAATTCAACCTTCTTTGCATCATTTGAAGCTAGTAAAAAATCAGGGaggagaattaaaaattattattggttTAGCGGAAAATTCAGCTGTGGAGTGCAAACAAAAACTATTCTCTCAAGGTTTGAAGTTAGAAGGATTAGACTTGTTAGAAAACTGGGAAGAGATCGAAGTTTCCAAATTTCTTCCACAAACAAGGTCTCAATATGATATGGCTAGCAAACTCTGGCCATGTAATTTTCATGAGGACAAAACCATTGAGAGGCTTCTAACAGGTAGCTGGTTCAGTTCCCAacaacttgaaatgaaatttaaatggaTGCAGCTCAGTTTAGCTATCAGTCACCTACCAGACAACGTGTTTACGTGGTATGAGAATTGCGGAGTTAAATTAGCTGAAGATTTGTTTAACGGGAGCAATCAAGTTGATCGCTCCACTAGCGCCTGCATGGGACCATCGATGGGTGTAGTAGTGGTTAACCCTTCTGGAGATGCCGTTATTGCTGCCGCTTCGGTGCGGAAGGCTTTACATCCCCTTCATCATGCTGTAATGATTGCTGTCGACCTTGTGGCTAGAAGTCAAGGAGGTGGAGCTTTACCTTTAACCGAGGGATTAAATGTTAAAGAAGAGTCCATTATTGAGCCGAATTCTTATTTGTGTACAGATTGCGAAATTTATCTGACCCATGAGCCATGCATCATGTGTTGCATGTCTCTTCTCCATTCACGAGCAAAAACTGTATTTTTTATCGAAAACTGTTCAGGGGGAGGGTTGGTTTCCGAAGCGCGACTTCACACCTTGCCAACAATCAATCACCGTTTCCAAGTTTTCAAAGGCTTAGGACCTGTCTAATttttatgtgtaaaaaaaatgtgacccAATAAATTAGACCTTTTgcttcaaaatgtttttctgtATTTTGTCTCTTTGAATCCCTTTGTATAGTTtacattaattaatttattctaTCTAAAACAGGATCAAACTCAAGGCCCAACCCAAACGGCCCAAAGCTCTCAAGATAATGGCCCTTCTATGCTAACGTTTGCTTACTACCAGAGATACTTTGACGTCGATACGCCACAAGTGAAGGAACGATTGATATGGTCTTTCGTCCCCCGTCCGTCACGGGATACACTCACGCATTACATTCGACCGTCGCCCGATCTATACGGTATCTTCTAGCTAGTGACGCCTCTAATCGCCcctaatatttttaattgctaTGCTGATTGCCAGGTCCTCTTTGGATTTGTGTTACTCTGGTATTCTGCGTAGCGATTATGGGAAATATTGCAGATTATTTACATTCGGGTGGAGAGGGTCAACATTGGAGATACGACTTTCGCAAAGGTgagaatgttgttgtttgagcACAACGAAGAATTTCGACTGCTGCCTTAAACTAAAGATTAAGATGTCGGGTGCTAAACAACTTGATcttatttactttttcttctcttacgTAAATCAGTCTCTATCTCGGCATCGACAATCTTCAGTTACGCTCTGCTCTTACCATTAGTCTTGTGGCTTCTCTTGTGGTGGCGCCGGAAAGAAGGTGATCAATCCCCACTTGGTTTCATCGAGATTGTTTCTCTATACGGCTACTCATTGGCCATCTATATCCCGATATCGGTAGGTTTACTTCGATAATATATTAAGTACACGCTGTAATATTTACCCTTACCTTCCTTAGGTTCTGCTGACGATTCCTTTCCCTTTCATTCAATGGACATTGGTGATTGTTGGAGCAGCGCTATCCGGTTCGGTGTTGGTTTTCTCTTTATGGCCTCCACTCAGTGCCAGCCAGCGAGGAATTGCCGTCATTATTCTCTCTGCTGTTTTGGCATTCCATTTCTTATTAGCCGCCGGTCTtcagctttatttttttcgctaTTCCAATGATGTAGTCATAGTTTCCAACAGTGGTGGAACATCACATGGTCATTTAAGGGCTGTTGACTCTTCAACACTCGATAAAGTTACAGAACTACAGCCCCTGAGTTTAATTCGTGCCGTTGAGGATTATTCGCCATCTGACACCACCAATGCAGAAACTACCGTTGCGAAAACCACTACAATTGGCGTGGATTTCCCAGCTACTGCAATTATTAACAATACTAAAACTGAGcaagaaattattaaatctATCCACATCAAAAATACTACTAGCGATTTTGCACCCAACCAAACAATATCTAAATTGTTAACCAAGATATTGGAAGAAAGCACAACTGTAGCTTAAACTTACTATAATTTTGTGTTCcaaaaacgtttttttctaattatatTGGGCGAAGTATAATAATTACGTAACTTACTTGTTCATTGAATTACAACTCCATACATGAAATGTCGTCGTACTTTGTATTGTCACATACAAGGCAGCACTGAAATGATAGAAAGAAGTCGCAACTTCGGACAAGTTGAATCAAGCTGAAGCGCATCGCAACATCCACTCTTTTGCCTGGCCACTGTTTAGTTTATCGCCTAGTAGGTTGGATAAGAAAATATCGGCGAGTGATTTAACTCCGGGTAGAGGTCCTACTAGCCATTTACGTCCGTCAGGATGACCCAGTTGATTTTGAATTCGCCGTATCAACATCAAGAACTTGGAATCGCCAGACTGAATGCAACCTTCCCATGTATCCAACCAATCGTCGATCTGTGAGCAAATgcttgaatcaaaattttcatacATTGCACAATCTGTCCAGGATTCAAGAATGCGGGCCAGTAGACGAGCGATGGCGGCTTCACCGTGGATATCTCCGTTAGGCCGATTGACAATCTTGACGATGGGATGGCGTCCTATTGGCTTCCAAATCCAAGTAAGATTGCATTGGTTGTCAATTCGACTGCCATCTGATACAGTCAAGTTCGGCCATTGCATCAAATCGGTTGGACAAGCACTTGCCAAAGATGAATGCTGATGAACGGTCACTATGGTACGGGCATCTCCTCGAGCTACCAGGAGTCTCACCAAGGTTTGAATTGATCGTGGTGGATATTTCGGATCAGCCTCTATGACAAGagttaatttttcttcagtAGTTTTGCCTTGTCTTTTTAACTTCTTCACTTCAGTTTCAATGCCACGTAGTCGAGTCATGATCGAATCCATGCGATTCTCCAAGTCCTGCAAATCGTCTGTTTCCTTCATTTCAGAACCACGGTGTctggaagggaaaaacaagttttgcTTGTAAGGATACcttataaaaatcaataactttTAACTTGAATCAACAAAACCAAATAGTTTAAAATGAAAGCTGTGTTTCACTTGAGAAAACTTATTATGAAATGTTAaggtatttaaaaacaaataaaataaacaaacatatGACATGGTGGATGTAAGTTACTTGTCCAGTCGGCAGAGAGGGTTGTCTGCTACCATCTGTATGTTCACTTTAGGGCCCACCAAATCCCGAATGTTATCGTAGCCATATTTAATCATCGTCGGCCTAAATAATATATGAGTACATTTTAGTTAGATTCAATACACAAAGTTATATTAGCAGTATTTTAGTACCTCTCTAAACTAAGACCCCATGCCAGAACTGAAACGTCTTCAGGAAGTCCCATTGGTAACAACATTTCCGGTCGGAATATTCCAGAATTTCCGATCTAAATAtgtttgtgaaattttttaaaacaatggTAACAAGTACACGGAAAAGTTCACTACCTCAACCCATTTTTTAAGGCCAGGATGATAACTAAAAATTTCCATGCTGGGCTCAGTGTACGGATTGTAGGCAGGTTTAAACCGCAGCTTTTCAATACCCAGTTTGCGAAAGAATTCATACAAGACTccttaaatttgaaaaagatgaaatgagTTGCAAAAGTGccgatacaaaaaaaaaactcgcacCTATTAGATTCCCCAGTGTCAGGCCATAATCTGCAATGACTCCCTCGATTTGATGAAATTCAGCTAAATGTGTAGCATCAAGCGTTTCATTTCGGAAAACACGGTCAATGCTGAAGTATTTCGCCGGTTTGAAACCACCCTGCACAATGGGGACAAAAGTTAAttaagatttcaaattttgatgttTTGAAGGATGCTGACTTTTCACTCATACTATACCTCAGCAAGGGCGTAAAGCATCCTCGCACTAACGGCAGTGGTATGGGTtcgaagaagatttttttgcgcttcttctattttccaaTCATATCCATAACCCTGACTACCATAACCTCCATGGCTGTGTACTTTTTTCACACGCTCCATGTAATCGACAGGGatatttgttgctgttgacgggtctaaaagatttaaaatttccaattacAGAAACTTAACAAAGTAACTAGGTAAATTAAGTAAAGTACCAGAAAGGAAGAAGGTGTCGTGAGCATCTCGTGCAGGATGTTGCTGAGGTTGGAAAAGGGCATCAAAATTCCAGAAGGAActttcaacaaaattatttgtggGCATTTCAGTAAATCTGATTTGACCAAATTCAgattaataattgaatttgatttctaaatatttttaactagGAACATACCCCATCTCCAAAAATATTTGTCGAAATTCTGCTCGTACTTTCATTAAGGGATGCAAATGTCCTCGCGGAATTGGAGTCCCAAGAGCATTCAAATTGTATGCTTTGAACTCCTTTGTTTTCCATGAACCGGAAGCGATCATTTCAGGCGTAAGATCAGTCTCTTGTTTAGTGACACTTGTACTGAATGATGGGCCAGGTTTCATCAGATAACTCTTGATAATTCTGTAACAACAAAGATTGGTAATAAACAGGATTTTGGGGAGACAAAATTTTATAATACTAACATTTCTTGgataagttttctttttttgtactcAGTTCTCAATTCATTGGTGAGTGTGTCTTTTCCAGTGGCAAGTTCTTTAAGATGTTCCTGAACCTTATCTTGAATAGaagttacttttttaatgaatttggGAGCTCCAGAACTCTTGTCAACGACAATCCAACCAAGTGACATGGCTTTACTGAAACCAACTTTGGCCATATCTTTTGTGAATTTAGAATTCACTTCAGTAACTTTAGCCTAGTGAATtacaaaaatggcaaaatgtTTCTGACATTTAatgattaaattcaaaataccACAATTTCTGCTTGTGTACTTCCAGCAGGTGGGATAGCATTGAAAACTTGAGCTTCGTGACTACCATCTTTAGCCAcctgttttccttcttcagtGAGATCCCATAGCGCAGAGCTCTGAAGATCAGCTTCAATTACCTGGGAaccaaattaaataaaaaattgttgtttgttttcccattttttagGTAAGCTACATGTACTGCATTTTAATCTATTGTAGTGGTAAAATATAATACACAAGCTTAGTTAAATATAATGTAACATAAAATGTACACTCACTTCTCCAAGACAAAGAAGGCTTTTCACGGTACCAACGATCTTTTGGTGATCTTCATTCCAAAGCTCAGCTAGTTTAAGTGAACTGGCAGTCCCATTTTCTTCCAAATACTTCAAAACCTTCTCACCGTGAGCAGTCGCCATATTTCACTTCAGGGAAAAGTATAAGACTTAAGTCTTTAGTTTTGAGTCTTCTAATAAGACTTTAGTCACGGTGCGTAAACCAAACGACGGACTATTCCAAACCTAACTAGCCAGAAATATCTGACGTAATTATTTTAGAGGACTAAAAGAGCCGTAAGAGCGTGACGTTACAACAGGAagaaaattcgtctgcttcCTGCATTGACAACGTGTGTTGTTTGTGAATAATGCGAAGTTCGGAAAGTGGCAGGAGCgcaagtttaaaattaaaaaaataacaagtttttACGAAAATAGTTTtatccatttcaaatttagaagtaaataaagtaaaatgaaataaaataatagaagaaataaataataggaaatatgaaattaaaGGAGTACGGTACCAAAGATGAAAGAAGACCTAGTGACCTACATGTATAATAAGATGGAGATGCAGATGCTACCTATATTTTTCGTATAATTTGATCATTTATCCTCAGTTAGTAGGCTATATCAGATTATTGAATAAAGGGTTGGAACTGCCAGCAATTTACTGAGCCTTCACCCTTACGATAAAATGGAACATACCAACAAATTCTAGTGGTACCGCACTAAAATGAGACTACACGGCTACACCATGCAGACATAAGTAAGTACACGCCAAAGAAACATAATAGTAACTCGATAACAGCTTTATTGTAAACATTCCAATTCCCAACATTTCTATAATTATCGAACGATATAtgattggtaaaaaaattatgctgAGTACTTTAAACTTATAATCTGCTGGTCACAGATGAAGACTCGTAagctcttttttgttgtcacGCCAACTTGATTTTAAGATTTTCGGCTAACTTATCCATGAATTCGAAGGTATTCAAATAGTCGCCTCGAGTTACGCTAGAATATAGAAATACAAAATCAATAAACCATTCCATTCTATCGcacaaaaaattaacgaaaatTACCCATTCATTCCCTTGATGCAAATGGCCAAATCTTTGGTCATGAAACCAGCTTCGATAGTCTCAACGCATACGCTTTCTAATGCGCTACAGAATCGTTTCAAAGGCTCGTTGTTGTCCAACTTTGCACGATGCTCCAGTCCACGCGTCCAGGCGAAAATGGAAGCTGATTTAATATAATAACCATTATTGgtataagaaaattgaaaaacgtaTTTGCCTGCGATGCGGGCGAGAACACAGTAACTAACCAATAGGATTTGTGGATGTCTCTTTTCCTTGCTGATGCATTCTGTAGTGGCGGGTCACTGTTCCATGAGCAGCTTCAGCTTCAACAGTTTTCCCATCTGGGCAAATGAGGACGGAAGTCATCATCCCCAAAGATCCATACCCTTGAGCAACTGAGTCTGACTGGACATCACCATCGTAGTTCTTGCATGCCCAAACAAACCCACCTTCCGATTTCATAGCATATGCAACCATATCATCAATCAAACGATGCTCATACCAAATCTTCTTGGCTTCGTACAACGGCTTGTACTCTCTGCGCACACGAAGTTAGTCAATTTTTATGTAATCGTACGTATAAAATATGTAGACTTACGCATCGTAGATTTCTTGGAAAATATCTTTGAAGCGACCATCGTACTTTTTCAAGATAGTATTTTTGGTGCTGAGATAGAGAGGATATTCTCGCTGCAGAGCGTATTGCAACGAAGAATGAGCAAAATCCCtttcatcaaaatgaaataaattagtCCTGGCCTTTGAATTCGAATTTGCACCAAACAATTACCTAATGGAATCGTCAGTATTGTACATTCCAATAGCAACTCCAGCACCCTTGAAGTCATTGACGATATGCACAATGCTTGTGGatccatcagcagcagtccatttcatttccaattggCCTGCTCCAGGGATTAAAAAATCAGTTGCTCTATACtgttaaatcaaattgaaccATCAGTATCAACTTTCGTAATGTCACATGACAAATTATAAGCTACTTGGTCGGCGTGAGCGTGGCGACCAATGATGATCGGAGCAGTCCATCCAGTTACCAACCGAGGAATGTTTTTGCAAATAATGGGTTCTCGAAAAACAGTTCCACCAAGAATGTTTCTTAGTGTACCATTCGGAGACttccacattttctttaaatggaattctaaaaaaattaataaatagaaaataaataaataaaaataaataaataaattataaataaataaaaaatgacacaaaattaaatcaaatttaaaatataaacttgGTTAATTTACCTTCAACTCGTTTCTCATCAGGTGTAATGGTGGCACATTTAATACCAACGTTGTATTTCTTTACTGCTTCCGCGCAATCAATGGTTACCTGGTCATCGGTGGCATCGCGGTTTTCCATGCCAAgatcaaaactaaaaaatatagtACATTCATCATTGAGTAAATTCACAATATTATTTGAACGGCACTAGAATTACGTGTGGAGTTCGACATCCAAGAAAGGTAGAATGAGTTTATCCTTGATGATGTCCCAAATGACACGAGTCATTTCATCTCCGAGGATGTCAACAACAGGACCGGCTGTTCAAAAACGTTCAAAAATTATTGCAGTAATTGATTCATTGACATGATAAGCAAATTCTGTAATACACTTTGTTACAAATGAATAGACATCCAGTAAATTTACGGTTGGTTTTCTCTAGCTTAATCAATGACAATTTGACCTAGTGGCTTATAAAATCCGTACGCTTCTTTACTGACCAGTCAAGTTTTGACATCGAGTTTTCAGCTTCTTTTGGGAAGCAAATACAGATCGCCGAAGATAAAGTGATAACATGTATTAACTGTAGTAACCACGGCTACGACCGTCGGCTATCGCTATTGCTGGGAATAATTTCGATATGTGAAAATAATGTCCACAAACCAGTGACAGCGTCAAGTTTTTGAATTCCGACAATAACTTTCGAAGATCCTTCAAATCGAAACTTAAATGCTTCTAAAAACTTTCAAATCTAAAGGAATTTCAGATGCAGCCATTTGTAATAAAACCTCTGACATGTAGATCGTAGGCTGGACGCCACCCCTCGAAGGAATTCACTTCCTTGGAAACAAACAAGGCAAACCatcttcaattttatttgctaaCAAATGGTCATCACATGACAGTCATGACACAAAGAATATAGACCATGTTCTCGATGACACAACGATTTAAATGACAACTTCAAAAGGGTTCCAGTTTCAACTTACCGGAGATTTTGGCCATTTTGACAGCAAAGGATTTATAATCTAAGAGAGGCAATGGAATACAGCAACTGCACACACCCGACGATAACAGAGAACTGAGAAGCAACTTGCTTAAGGGTTATAAGGAAGACATTGGCCTTAACCGGTCCATCTGTTGACACACTTTTTTGTAAGGGCATATAACGTCAACAGCCGCCACGTAATTTGGGTCACTATTCAACGACATCTATCCATTACCAGAacaagttttcattttatgattttgtataaaaagtagaaaaaagttttgaaaaaaattaaaaccaatttaaatgcacaacaaaaatgtaaagttttagaagaaaatttcgATATTTATTCGTACAAATTATAATATACACGTAAGCATTCTTGAGGCCAaccaaccaaaatattttcacttCGAATATTGAATTACTGAATTGGTTAGCTACTATTGCGGCTCCCCTGACAGAACACAAATTGCAGTTTGAATTAAGGGCCAAGAATACGGTGCTCATTACAAATCAACCacatttgtttccatttcaacGCCAACTTCTCGCCGTCTTCAGGACTCTCCGGAATATGCCCCTTGAATTCAAATGATGTTTGTTCGTCGTTTCCCGTTTGGTTTAACACCAACTCGacttttcccaatttttttttaatttctgcgAATGTTTGGAGGCCAGAAGCAGTAGCGCATTCCACAGCATGGCCAAGATAATGCTTCACCTGTCGACTCCAATTCTCGGAGATCCGACGAGAAGAACATCGGGCGGCTGATGAGGATGTAAAACAACGACGGTAAACGATCaccaaaaaaatgataaaataaaataaatagattaCCTTCAAGATGATTGGCGTCAGCATATTTACACCAGTTTATAATTGCATCAAAAAGGACAGAGCAAGCTAGTTCCCCAACTGACTCCAAATCACTTTCCAAGAGTTCTTCACTCAGGGACTAATcatataagaaaataattgcatGCTGGTCACTAACAATAGTAAATTAAGcattattgaattttgttttaccgtCACGGATTTTTCTATCAAAGAGTGTATGATTCTCGGGTTTACACTCATTGTAGATCCTCCTAATGAGTTGTTCATAAGACAATGATGCAGGTACAGAGATTTAACCGCCAACGGAACAGCAGCTGAAAAgctgaaattaaacaaaaacatgttGATCACGAAGCTGAGGAGTGAGGAAATTACCAAAATCCATACTTGCTGCTGAAGACGTGAGTTATTCCGTTCATCACATGGCGAATGATCAAGCGAAACTGGTAATAAGCTGTGTTCCACTggatgaataattttttctgcTCTTGCGTCGATGAACACTCTACAAACGCCAGCATACGTCGTGCGGCTGTACAAAAACGACTAGTTCTGGAAACAGCAAAATCCACTGACGATGTATTATAATCGTCCAACgtcaaattattcatttgtCTTATTACCCTTCTTCTGCTAGCAAAGCAAAGCTTGCAAAATGCTGTAATAGAGCCCAGTAAACGAAAGGCTCAAATTTTACTTGGTTAGCAAGCAAATAAACACCAAAATGCAGCAATCGCTCTTCTTCTCCGTTATGACTCATGGATTTCTGGCAAACTGAATATAATCTTTGTCGCTCGCTGTCTAAAGCC
This DNA window, taken from Daphnia pulex isolate KAP4 chromosome 2, ASM2113471v1, encodes the following:
- the LOC124203209 gene encoding isocitrate dehydrogenase [NADP] cytoplasmic-like yields the protein MAKISAGPVVDILGDEMTRVIWDIIKDKLILPFLDVELHTFDLGMENRDATDDQVTIDCAEAVKKYNVGIKCATITPDEKRVEEFHLKKMWKSPNGTLRNILGGTVFREPIICKNIPRLVTGWTAPIIIGRHAHADQYRATDFLIPGAGQLEMKWTAADGSTSIVHIVNDFKGAGVAIGMYNTDDSIRDFAHSSLQYALQREYPLYLSTKNTILKKYDGRFKDIFQEIYDAEYKPLYEAKKIWYEHRLIDDMVAYAMKSEGGFVWACKNYDGDVQSDSVAQGYGSLGMMTSVLICPDGKTVEAEAAHGTVTRHYRMHQQGKETSTNPIASIFAWTRGLEHRAKLDNNEPLKRFCSALESVCVETIEAGFMTKDLAICIKGMNGVTRGDYLNTFEFMDKLAENLKIKLA
- the LOC124203160 gene encoding phenylalanine--tRNA ligase alpha subunit A-like isoform X2, whose amino-acid sequence is MATAHGEKVLKYLEENGTASSLKLAELWNEDHQKIVGTVKSLLCLGEVIEADLQSSALWDLTEEGKQVAKDGSHEAQVFNAIPPAGSTQAEIVAKVTEVNSKFTKDMAKVGFSKAMSLGWIVVDKSSGAPKFIKKVTSIQDKVQEHLKELATGKDTLTNELRTEYKKRKLIQEIIIKSYLMKPGPSFSTSVTKQETDLTPEMIASGSWKTKEFKAYNLNALGTPIPRGHLHPLMKVRAEFRQIFLEMGFTEMPTNNFVESSFWNFDALFQPQQHPARDAHDTFFLSDPSTATNIPVDYMERVKKVHSHGGYGSQGYGYDWKIEEAQKNLLRTHTTAVSARMLYALAEGGFKPAKYFSIDRVFRNETLDATHLAEFHQIEGVIADYGLTLGNLIGVLYEFFRKLGIEKLRFKPAYNPYTEPSMEIFSYHPGLKKWVEIGNSGIFRPEMLLPMGLPEDVSVLAWGLSLERPTMIKYGYDNIRDLVGPKVNIQMVADNPLCRLDKHRGSEMKETDDLQDLENRMDSIMTRLRGIETEVKKLKRQGKTTEEKLTLVIEADPKYPPRSIQTLVRLLVARGDARTIVTVHQHSSLASACPTDLMQWPNLTVSDGSRIDNQCNLTWIWKPIGRHPIVKIVNRPNGDIHGEAAIARLLARILESWTDCAMYENFDSSICSQIDDWLDTWEGCIQSGDSKFLMLIRRIQNQLGHPDGRKWLVGPLPGVKSLADIFLSNLLGDKLNSGQAKEWMLRCASA
- the LOC124203160 gene encoding phenylalanine--tRNA ligase alpha subunit A-like isoform X3, whose product is MATAHGEKVLKYLEENGTASSLKLAELWNEDHQKIVGTVKSLLCLGEVIEADLQSSALWDLTEEGKQVAKDGSHEAQVFNAIPPAGSTQAEIVAKVTEVNSKFTKDMAKVGFSKAMSLGWIVVDKSSGAPKFIKKVTSIQDKVQEHLKELATGKDTLTNELRTEYKKRKLIQEIIIKSYLMKPGPSFSTSVTKQETDLTPEMIASGSWKTKEFKAYNLNALGTPIPRGHLHPLMKVRAEFRQIFLEMGFTEMPTNNFVESSFWNFDALFQPQQHPARDAHDTFFLSDPSTATNIPVDYMERVKKVHSHGGYGSQGYGYDWKIEEAQKNLLRTHTTAVSARMLYALAEGGFKPAKYFSIDRVFRNETLDATHLAEFHQIEGVIADYGLTLGNLIGVLYEFFRKLGIEKLRFKPAYNPYTEPSMEIFSYHPGLKKWVEIGNSGIFRPEMLLPMGLPEDVSVLAWGLSLERPTMIKYGYDNIRDLVGPKVNIQMVADNPLCRLDK